The Citrifermentans bemidjiense Bem genome window below encodes:
- a CDS encoding putative Ig domain-containing protein: protein MRGITIKALLALCVLMGALLWGGDSQADDIDGTSIWTIGNLDMGVIDVSGYDYNLYPNGATDWYISSAMWDPLYKQWFWYRLGTAETQTPFNSLPVTASYSADRTSVTAVYTAPEFVATVVFTVPDKLDDSLNSTFVKSVSIQNTTAADLDLHLYSYNDFDLSGLDNVQIVEGSRAAQSDMLGMTLVQTSSIKPSHYDIDMTAFAIIDTLQNGISPLTLSDAAGPFPEAGDMQFAFQYDLTIPVNGSSSVVVTDKTYTTLPLDISYSQVGGACGSNGSNTTYQVCVGNSNLVDINNVKVSSVVTPGASDILGTFSFVSATSGGTYDPTTKSVNWTIPVLAAGAAGQCYQATVLTNFMDGFSSKAKTYGDETYPAQAEVATPLCNYPPVVTSTAVTKATVGMPYAYQITATDRELDALSYTLVQSPVGMTLDPATNTLNWTPTIDQRDVYTPVQVDVSDGYSVVSHKFGVVAEVLNQPPTAPATQSVTGLATEPFFYMVQASDPDRQVLNYSTADLLPPGLSLGNTGLISGIPTVEGTTTVNVKATDPSLAAVFTAVTITIGPAPIRPPTIASIPAAKVIAGIDFSYPVAATDPQGQTLTYGITGNPPGMTISSTGLISWPKTVTGTYTITVSVTNTSILSAATSFVLTVTNSAPVVTQIDNQFNYQGAVISLPVVAMDANGDTLIYSATGLPLGLSINSATGLLSGTITYLAADTRTTVTVTDGALSSQMGFMWYVVKVNNPPTVTNPGAKTNTPGTAVTLQIKATDPNGDTLTYSATGLPEGLSINSATGYISGSISYTALATNNVTVTVTDGTAPVSVSFVWSVTGGHAPVVTNPGIQMSAQGDAATLQIVATDVNGDVLSYSATGLPDGLSINASTGLISGTVSSLALLNNSVTVTVTDGLAPVSVSFVWNVSRINATPVVTAPGAQTSVQGAAASLQIMASDANGDALSYSATGLPAGLSINAATGLISGTISSIALAINNVTVTVSDGAASVSTSFVWNVTKVNVAPVVTAIGAQTTAQGAAASLQVIATDGNNDTLSYSATGLPAGLIINGSTGLISGIVSSSALLTNNVTVTVTDGTASASTSFTWSVTSVNPAPVVTPLDNQFNYQGATVSVQIVATDANGDTLSYSATALPAGLSINSATGLISGTITYTAADTRVTINVTDGVATVPTSFVWYVTKLNKAPTVTNPGAQSSTPGSAASLQITASDVNGDTLTYSATGLPAGLSINSATGLISGTVSYTAVLSNSVIVTVTDGTAPVSASFVWSVTGGHAPVVTNPGIQASTQGAAVSLQIAATDANADVLSYSATGLPAGLGINASTGLISGTVSSTALANNNVTVTVTDGTAPVSVSFAWNVSSINAAPVVTNPGAQTGTQGTAASLQIVASDADGDTLSYSATGLPAGLTINASTGLISGTVFSTALLTNNVTVTVTDGKAPVSVSFVWNVTKVNVAPVVTAIGAQTTAQGVAASLQVIASDGNGDALSYSATGLPVGLSINASTGLISGVVSSSALLTNNVTVTVTDGTVSASTSFTWSITRVNQAPVVTPIDNQFNYQGATVSVQVSATDANGDTLSYSATALPAGLSINSATGLISGTITYTAADTRVTINVTDGVATVPTSFVWYVTKLNKAPTVTNPGAQSSTPGAAASLQIAASDVNGDTLSYSATGLPTGLSINSATGLISGTVSYTAVSSNSVIVTVTDGTAPVSASFVWSVTGGHAPVVTNPGIQASTQGAAVSLQITASDANADVLSYSATGLPAGLTINASTGLISGTVSSTALANNNVTVTVTDGTAPVSVSFVWNVSRVNTAPVVTTPAMQTSAQGAAASLHIMASDADGDTLSYSASGLPTGLVINGSTGLISGTVSSIALLTNNVTVTVSDGAASVPVSFVWSVTKVNVAPVVTAIGAQTTAQGAAASLQVIASDGNGDALSYSATGLPAGLGINVSSGLISGIVSSSALLTNNVTVTVTDGTASASTSFTWSVTRVNQAPVLTPFDNQFNYQGAPVNIRVQATDANGDTLSYSATGLPLSLSINSSTGLISGTVSYSAADTRTTVIVTDGVASVSTTFMWYIVKQNKAPTVTNPGAQSSTPGAAASLQIAAIDVNGDPLSYSATGLPAGLSINSATGLISGTVSYTALPSNSVTVSVTDGTAPVSVSFVWSVTGGHAPVVTNPGIQASTQGAAVSLQIAATDANADVLSYSATGLPAGLGINASTGLISGTVSSTALANNNVTVTVTDGTAPVSVSFAWNVSRLNTAPVVTNPGAQTTVQGAVASLQIAASDADGDALSYSATGLPRGLIINGSTGLISGSVSSTALLTNNVTVTVSDGAASVSVSFVWNVTKVNVAPVVTAIGAQTTAQGAAVNLQVIATDGNGDILSYSATGLPAGLGINASTGLISGTVSSTALLTNNVTVTVTDGTASASTSFTWSITRVNQAPVVTPLDNQFNYQGATVSVQVAATDANGDTLSYSATGLPPNLSINSATGLISGTITYTAADTRVTINVTDGVATVPTSFVWYVTKLNKAPTVTNPGAQSSTPGAAASLQIAASDVNGDTLSYSATGLPAGLSINSATGLISGTVSSTALTSNSVTVTVTDGTAPVSIAFSWSVISLNQAPVVTTPAAQSSAQGVAASLQLVATDANGDTLSYSATGLPDGLSINLSTGLISGTVSYAAALTNTVTVTVTDGTTPVSATFTWSVAKTNQAPVLTAPAAQTSAQGAVTSLQMAATDANGDSLTYSATGLPDGLSINSATGLISGTVSYAAALTNTATVTVTDGTTPVSVTFIWSVTKVDQAPVLTAPAAQTTAQGAVTSLQMAATDANGDSLTYSATGLPDGLSINSATGLISGTVSYAAALTNTATVTVTDGTTPVSVTFIWSVTKVDQAPVLTAPAAQTTAQGAVTSLQMAATDANGDSLTYSATGLPDGLSINSATGLISGTVSYAAALNNTVTVTVTDGTTPVSVTFTWSVTKTNQVPVLTAPAAQTSAQGAAAALQTAASDANGDSLTYSATGLPAGLSINSATGLISGTVSYAAALSNTVTVTVTDGTTPASATFTWSVTKVNRAPAITAPGNQSNYTGEVISLPIVATDPNGDTLSYSASNLPLGLSINSSTGVISGTISSSASSSYSVTVSVSDGSLSSSTNFTWSVAKHTLSITSSPSKTVTAGRTYTYQARATDSLGHPLTWSLVTPPSGMTINSTGYVSWRTSTRGTFRINVKVTDGTVSATQSYDLVVS from the coding sequence ATGAGAGGGATTACCATCAAAGCGCTGCTTGCGCTTTGTGTACTCATGGGAGCCTTGCTCTGGGGGGGCGATTCACAAGCCGACGACATAGATGGCACCAGTATCTGGACCATCGGCAACCTGGACATGGGAGTTATCGATGTATCCGGGTACGATTACAACCTTTATCCCAATGGCGCTACGGACTGGTACATTTCGTCGGCTATGTGGGACCCGCTGTACAAGCAGTGGTTTTGGTACCGGCTAGGAACTGCCGAGACGCAGACTCCGTTCAACTCGCTCCCGGTGACTGCCTCCTACAGTGCCGACCGCACCAGTGTCACGGCGGTTTACACTGCTCCGGAATTTGTGGCCACGGTTGTCTTCACCGTCCCGGACAAACTGGACGATTCCTTAAACTCCACCTTCGTGAAGAGTGTCAGCATACAGAACACCACCGCTGCGGATCTCGATCTCCATCTGTATAGCTACAACGATTTCGATCTCTCAGGCCTGGATAACGTACAGATCGTCGAGGGGAGCAGAGCGGCGCAGAGCGACATGCTCGGCATGACGCTGGTTCAAACCTCCTCCATCAAGCCGAGTCACTACGATATCGACATGACGGCCTTCGCTATAATCGACACGCTGCAAAACGGAATTTCTCCGCTTACTCTTTCCGACGCCGCGGGCCCCTTCCCCGAAGCGGGCGACATGCAGTTCGCCTTTCAGTATGACCTCACCATCCCTGTCAACGGCTCCTCTTCTGTCGTGGTCACCGACAAGACGTACACCACGCTGCCGCTGGACATCAGCTACTCGCAGGTGGGGGGCGCCTGTGGCAGCAACGGCAGCAACACCACCTATCAGGTCTGTGTGGGCAACTCCAACCTCGTCGACATCAACAACGTGAAGGTCAGCTCCGTCGTGACGCCGGGCGCTAGCGACATTCTCGGCACCTTCTCCTTTGTAAGCGCCACGAGTGGGGGGACCTATGACCCAACCACCAAAAGCGTGAATTGGACCATTCCGGTTCTTGCCGCCGGCGCTGCAGGCCAGTGCTATCAGGCGACGGTCCTGACAAACTTTATGGATGGTTTCAGCTCCAAGGCGAAAACCTACGGCGACGAAACCTACCCGGCACAGGCTGAGGTCGCCACTCCCCTTTGCAACTACCCTCCGGTTGTGACCTCGACCGCGGTTACCAAAGCAACCGTCGGCATGCCCTACGCCTACCAGATAACGGCAACGGACCGCGAACTCGACGCCCTCTCCTACACGTTGGTCCAGTCACCTGTGGGAATGACCCTGGACCCGGCTACCAACACCTTGAACTGGACCCCGACCATAGACCAGAGGGACGTCTATACCCCGGTCCAGGTCGACGTCAGCGACGGATATTCCGTGGTGTCGCACAAGTTCGGGGTTGTGGCCGAGGTTTTGAACCAGCCTCCCACCGCGCCGGCAACGCAAAGCGTCACCGGCCTGGCCACGGAACCCTTCTTCTACATGGTTCAGGCTTCCGATCCCGACCGGCAGGTGCTTAACTATTCCACCGCGGACCTGCTCCCTCCCGGGCTTTCGCTCGGCAATACCGGTCTCATCAGCGGCATCCCCACTGTGGAAGGGACCACTACCGTCAACGTGAAGGCAACGGATCCCAGTCTGGCCGCTGTGTTTACAGCGGTGACCATCACCATCGGCCCCGCTCCGATTCGTCCGCCCACCATCGCCTCCATTCCCGCCGCCAAGGTAATCGCGGGTATCGACTTCAGCTACCCGGTGGCGGCAACCGACCCGCAGGGGCAGACGCTAACCTACGGCATTACCGGGAATCCCCCGGGGATGACCATCAGCAGCACCGGTTTGATCAGTTGGCCCAAGACCGTAACCGGGACCTATACCATCACCGTCAGCGTCACCAATACCAGCATACTCAGCGCTGCCACCAGCTTTGTCCTGACCGTCACCAACTCCGCGCCTGTGGTGACCCAGATCGATAACCAGTTCAACTATCAGGGAGCCGTCATAAGCCTTCCGGTTGTGGCCATGGACGCAAACGGCGACACCCTCATCTACAGCGCGACCGGGCTCCCGCTAGGGCTCAGCATCAACAGCGCGACCGGTCTCCTCAGCGGCACGATCACCTACCTGGCCGCCGACACCCGCACCACCGTGACGGTCACGGACGGCGCCCTCTCGTCCCAAATGGGCTTCATGTGGTACGTCGTCAAGGTGAACAACCCGCCGACGGTGACGAACCCCGGCGCCAAGACCAATACCCCGGGGACCGCGGTCACGCTGCAGATCAAGGCAACCGATCCAAACGGCGACACGCTCACTTACAGCGCCACCGGTCTTCCCGAGGGCCTCAGCATCAACAGCGCCACCGGTTATATCAGTGGATCGATTTCCTACACCGCACTTGCAACCAACAACGTGACAGTAACCGTAACCGACGGCACCGCTCCGGTTTCGGTCAGCTTCGTCTGGAGCGTTACCGGGGGGCATGCGCCGGTAGTAACCAATCCCGGCATACAGATGAGCGCCCAGGGCGACGCGGCGACCCTGCAGATCGTAGCCACCGACGTCAACGGCGACGTCTTAAGCTACAGCGCGACCGGTTTACCGGACGGCCTTAGCATCAACGCCTCGACCGGTCTCATCAGCGGTACTGTTTCTTCCCTCGCACTCCTCAACAACAGCGTCACCGTGACCGTGACCGACGGCTTGGCTCCGGTTTCGGTCTCCTTTGTATGGAATGTCAGCAGGATAAACGCGACTCCGGTGGTAACCGCCCCTGGGGCGCAGACCAGCGTTCAGGGCGCGGCGGCGAGCCTGCAGATAATGGCCAGCGACGCCAACGGCGACGCCCTCAGCTACAGCGCCACCGGTCTTCCCGCGGGCCTGTCCATCAACGCAGCCACCGGTCTCATCAGTGGCACTATTTCTTCCATCGCGCTTGCCATCAATAACGTCACCGTCACTGTGAGCGACGGCGCGGCCTCGGTTTCGACCAGCTTCGTCTGGAACGTTACCAAGGTGAACGTGGCGCCTGTGGTAACCGCCATCGGCGCGCAGACCACTGCCCAGGGGGCGGCAGCGAGCCTTCAGGTCATAGCTACCGACGGCAACAACGACACCCTCAGCTACAGCGCCACCGGCCTTCCGGCTGGACTCATCATCAACGGCTCGACCGGTCTCATCAGCGGTATCGTTTCTTCCAGCGCACTTCTCACCAATAACGTCACGGTGACTGTCACCGACGGCACCGCTTCTGCTTCGACCAGCTTCACCTGGAGCGTCACCAGCGTGAACCCGGCGCCAGTGGTGACCCCGCTCGACAACCAGTTCAACTATCAGGGGGCGACGGTAAGCGTTCAGATCGTCGCCACCGATGCGAATGGCGACACACTCAGCTACAGCGCCACCGCGCTGCCGGCCGGCCTCAGCATCAACAGCGCGACCGGTCTCATCAGCGGTACGATCACCTACACCGCCGCCGATACCCGCGTCACCATAAACGTCACAGACGGTGTCGCCACCGTTCCGACCAGCTTCGTTTGGTATGTCACCAAGCTGAACAAGGCTCCGACCGTCACCAACCCCGGCGCTCAGAGCAGTACACCGGGGTCGGCGGCCTCCCTGCAGATCACGGCAAGCGACGTCAACGGCGACACGTTGACCTACAGCGCCACCGGCCTTCCGGCGGGCCTCAGCATCAACAGCGCCACCGGTCTCATCAGCGGGACCGTTTCCTACACCGCAGTTTTAAGTAACAGCGTGATCGTGACCGTCACCGACGGCACCGCTCCGGTTTCGGCCAGCTTCGTCTGGAGCGTCACCGGGGGGCATGCGCCGGTAGTCACCAATCCCGGCATACAGGCGAGCACCCAGGGCGCGGCAGTCTCCCTGCAGATTGCGGCTACCGACGCCAATGCTGACGTCCTCAGTTACAGCGCCACCGGCCTTCCTGCCGGCCTCGGCATCAACGCCTCGACCGGCCTTATCAGCGGTACTGTCTCTTCCACGGCACTTGCCAACAACAACGTGACCGTCACCGTAACCGACGGCACGGCTCCGGTTTCGGTCTCCTTCGCCTGGAACGTCAGCAGCATCAACGCGGCTCCGGTGGTAACCAACCCCGGGGCACAGACCGGCACCCAAGGGACGGCAGCGAGCCTGCAGATCGTCGCTAGCGACGCCGACGGCGACACCCTTAGCTACAGCGCCACGGGTCTTCCGGCGGGGCTTACCATCAACGCCTCGACCGGTCTCATCAGCGGCACCGTTTTCTCCACCGCGCTTTTGACAAACAACGTCACCGTCACCGTGACCGACGGCAAGGCTCCGGTCTCCGTCAGTTTCGTCTGGAACGTTACCAAGGTGAACGTGGCGCCTGTGGTAACCGCCATCGGCGCGCAGACCACTGCCCAGGGGGTGGCGGCGAGCCTGCAGGTAATAGCTAGCGACGGCAATGGCGACGCCCTCAGCTACTCCGCCACCGGGCTCCCGGTTGGGCTTAGCATCAACGCCTCGACCGGTCTCATCAGCGGTGTCGTTTCTTCCAGCGCACTTCTCACCAATAACGTCACCGTCACTGTCACCGACGGCACCGTTTCTGCTTCGACCAGCTTCACCTGGAGCATCACCAGAGTGAACCAGGCGCCGGTGGTGACCCCGATCGACAACCAGTTCAACTATCAGGGGGCGACGGTAAGCGTTCAGGTCTCCGCCACCGATGCGAATGGCGACACACTCAGCTACAGCGCCACCGCGCTGCCGGCCGGCCTCAGCATCAACAGCGCGACCGGTCTCATCAGCGGTACGATCACCTACACGGCCGCCGATACCCGCGTCACCATAAACGTCACAGACGGTGTCGCCACCGTTCCGACCAGCTTCGTTTGGTATGTCACCAAGCTTAACAAGGCTCCGACCGTCACCAACCCCGGCGCTCAGAGCAGTACCCCCGGGGCCGCGGCCTCCCTGCAGATCGCAGCCAGCGACGTCAACGGAGATACGCTCAGCTACAGCGCCACCGGCCTTCCCACCGGCCTCAGCATCAACAGCGCAACCGGTCTCATCAGCGGGACCGTTTCCTACACCGCAGTTTCAAGTAACAGCGTGATCGTGACCGTCACCGACGGCACCGCTCCGGTTTCGGCCAGCTTCGTCTGGAGCGTCACCGGGGGGCATGCGCCGGTAGTGACCAATCCCGGCATACAGGCGAGCACTCAAGGTGCTGCAGTCTCCCTGCAGATCACGGCGAGCGATGCTAATGCTGACGTCCTCAGTTACAGCGCCACCGGCCTTCCTGCCGGCCTCACCATCAACGCCTCGACCGGCCTTATCAGCGGTACTGTCTCTTCCACGGCACTTGCCAACAACAACGTCACCGTCACCGTAACCGACGGCACGGCTCCGGTTTCGGTCTCCTTTGTATGGAATGTCAGCAGGGTAAACACGGCTCCGGTGGTCACTACGCCCGCAATGCAGACCAGCGCGCAGGGCGCGGCGGCAAGCCTGCATATCATGGCTAGCGACGCCGACGGCGACACCCTCAGCTACAGTGCCAGCGGACTTCCGACGGGGCTCGTCATCAACGGCTCGACCGGTCTCATCAGTGGCACGGTTTCTTCCATCGCACTTCTCACCAACAACGTCACCGTCACCGTAAGCGACGGCGCCGCTTCGGTTCCCGTCAGCTTCGTCTGGAGCGTCACCAAGGTGAACGTGGCGCCTGTGGTAACCGCCATCGGCGCGCAGACCACTGCCCAGGGGGCGGCAGCGAGCCTTCAGGTCATAGCCAGCGACGGCAACGGCGACGCCCTCAGCTACAGCGCCACCGGGCTCCCAGCGGGGCTTGGCATCAACGTATCGAGCGGTCTCATCAGCGGCATCGTTTCTTCCAGCGCACTTCTTACCAATAACGTCACTGTCACTGTCACCGACGGCACCGCTTCCGCTTCGACCAGCTTCACCTGGAGCGTCACCAGGGTGAACCAGGCACCAGTGCTGACGCCGTTCGATAACCAGTTCAACTATCAGGGGGCCCCGGTAAACATTCGGGTCCAGGCCACCGATGCTAACGGCGACACTCTCAGCTACAGTGCGACTGGGCTCCCACTAAGTCTCAGCATCAACAGCAGCACCGGCCTCATCAGCGGCACGGTCTCATATAGCGCCGCCGACACCCGCACCACCGTGATCGTCACAGACGGAGTCGCCTCCGTCTCGACTACCTTCATGTGGTACATCGTCAAGCAGAATAAGGCGCCGACGGTCACCAACCCCGGCGCTCAGAGCAGTACCCCTGGGGCAGCAGCCTCCCTGCAGATCGCAGCCATCGACGTCAACGGCGACCCGCTGAGCTACAGCGCGACCGGCCTTCCTGCCGGCCTCAGCATCAACAGCGCAACAGGCCTTATCAGCGGGACCGTTTCCTACACCGCTCTTCCGTCTAACAGCGTGACCGTATCCGTAACCGACGGCACCGCCCCGGTTTCGGTCAGCTTCGTCTGGAGCGTCACCGGGGGACATGCGCCGGTAGTGACCAATCCCGGCATACAGGCCAGCACTCAGGGTGCTGCAGTCTCCCTGCAGATTGCGGCTACCGACGCCAATGCTGACGTCCTCAGTTACAGCGCCACCGGCCTTCCGGCTGGGCTGGGCATCAACGCCTCGACCGGCCTCATCAGCGGTACTGTCTCTTCCACAGCACTTGCCAACAACAACGTCACCGTCACCGTGACCGATGGCACGGCTCCGGTTTCGGTCTCCTTCGCCTGGAACGTCAGCAGGTTAAACACGGCTCCGGTGGTAACCAACCCCGGGGCGCAAACTACCGTCCAAGGTGCCGTGGCAAGCCTGCAGATCGCAGCTAGCGACGCCGACGGCGACGCCCTCAGCTACAGCGCCACCGGTCTTCCGCGGGGCCTCATCATCAACGGCTCGACCGGTCTCATCAGCGGCTCGGTTTCTTCCACCGCGCTTCTCACCAACAACGTCACCGTCACTGTAAGCGACGGCGCCGCTTCGGTTTCCGTCAGCTTCGTCTGGAACGTCACCAAGGTGAACGTGGCGCCTGTGGTAACCGCCATCGGCGCGCAGACCACTGCCCAGGGGGCGGCAGTGAACCTTCAGGTCATAGCTACCGACGGCAACGGCGACATTCTCAGCTACAGCGCCACCGGGCTCCCGGCGGGGCTTGGCATCAACGCATCGACCGGTCTCATCAGCGGTACCGTTTCTTCCACAGCGCTTCTCACCAATAACGTCACTGTGACCGTCACCGACGGCACCGCTTCCGCCTCAACCAGCTTCACCTGGAGCATCACCAGGGTGAACCAGGCTCCAGTGGTTACCCCGCTCGACAACCAGTTCAACTATCAGGGGGCGACGGTAAGCGTTCAGGTCGCCGCCACCGATGCGAACGGCGACACACTAAGCTACAGCGCAACAGGGCTCCCGCCAAATCTCAGTATCAACAGCGCTACTGGTCTTATCAGCGGCACGATCACCTACACTGCCGCCGATACCCGCGTCACCATAAACGTCACAGACGGGGTCGCCACCGTCCCGACCAGCTTCGTGTGGTATGTCACGAAGCTTAACAAGGCGCCGACCGTCACCAATCCCGGCGCTCAGAGCAGTACTCCTGGGGCAGCGGCCAGCCTGCAGATCGCGGCAAGCGACGTCAACGGAGATACGCTCAGCTACAGCGCCACCGGCCTTCCCGCCGGTCTCAGCATTAACAGCGCCACCGGTCTTATCAGTGGGACAGTTTCCTCTACTGCGCTTACAAGCAACAGCGTGACCGTGACCGTCACCGACGGCACCGCTCCGGTTTCAATTGCATTCTCTTGGAGCGTCATCAGCTTAAACCAGGCGCCGGTTGTCACCACTCCTGCTGCGCAGAGCAGCGCCCAGGGCGTTGCGGCGAGCCTGCAGTTGGTGGCCACCGACGCTAACGGCGACACCCTTAGCTACAGCGCCACCGGTCTTCCGGACGGTCTCAGCATCAATCTCTCGACCGGCCTCATCAGCGGCACGGTTTCTTACGCTGCTGCTCTCACTAACACCGTGACCGTCACCGTCACCGACGGCACCACACCTGTGTCGGCCACCTTCACCTGGAGCGTCGCCAAGACGAATCAGGCACCTGTTCTGACCGCACCCGCTGCGCAGACCAGCGCCCAGGGAGCGGTTACGAGCCTGCAGATGGCCGCCACAGACGCCAACGGCGACAGCCTCACCTACAGCGCCACCGGTCTTCCGGACGGACTCAGCATCAACTCCGCGACCGGTCTTATCAGCGGCACGGTCTCCTACGCCGCCGCCCTCACTAACACTGCGACCGTGACCGTCACCGACGGCACCACACCTGTGTCGGTCACCTTCATTTGGAGCGTCACCAAGGTCGACCAGGCTCCGGTTCTCACTGCCCCCGCTGCGCAGACGACTGCCCAGGGAGCGGTTACGAGCCTGCAGATGGCCGCCACAGACGCCAACGGCGACAGCCTCACCTACAGCGCCACCGGTCTTCCGGATGGCCTCAGCATCAACTCCGCGACCGGTCTCATAAGCGGCACGGTCTCCTACGCCGCCGCCCTCACCAACACTGCGACCGTGACCGTCACCGACGGCACCACACCTGTGTCGGTCACCTTCATCTGGAGCGTCACCAAGGTCGACCAGGCTCCGGTTCTCACTGCCCCCGCTGCGCAGACAACTGCCCAGGGAGCGGTTACGAGCCTGCAGATGGCCGCCACAGACGCCAACGGCGACAGCCTCACCTACAGCGCCACCGGTCTTCCGGACGGACTCAGCATCAACTCCGCGACCGGTCTCATAAGCGGCACGGTTTCTTATGCCGCTGCGCTTAATAACACCGTGACCGTGACCGTCACCGACGGCACCACTCCCGTTTCGGTCACCTTCACCTGGAGCGTCACCAAGACGAATCAGGTTCCGGTTCTGACCGCACCCGCTGCGCAGACCAGCGCCCAGGGTGCGGCGGCGGCGCTACAGACCGCGGCTAGCGATGCCAACGGCGACAGCCTCACCTACAGCGCCACCGGTCTTCCGGCCGGCCTCAGCATCAACTCCGCGACCGGTCTCATCAGCGGCACGGTTTCTTATGCCGCTGCCCTCAGCAACACCGTGACCGTAACCGTCACCGACGGCACCACCCCGGCCTCGGCCACCTTCACCTGGAGCGTAACCAAGGTGAATAGGGCGCCTGCGATAACCGCCCCTGGTAACCAGTCCAACTACACCGGGGAGGTCATCTCGCTGCCGATCGTCGCCACCGATCCTAACGGCGATACCCTCAGCTACTCCGCAAGCAACCTCCCGTTAGGACTCAGCATCAACAGCAGCACGGGCGTCATCAGCGGCACGATTTCCAGCAGCGCGAGCTCCAGCTATTCAGTGACCGTCTCCGTCAGCGACGGCTCGCTATCCAGCTCCACTAATTTCACCTGGAGCGTTGCTAAACACACGCTCAGCATAACTTCCTCTCCCTCTAAGACTGTCACTGCGGGCAGGACCTACACTTACCAAGCCAGGGCGACGGATTCCCTGGGGCATCCGCTGACTTGGTCGCTTGTCACGCCGCCCAGCGGGATGACCATCAACTCCACCGGGTACGTTAGCTGGAGAACGAGCACCAGGGGGACTTTCCGCATCAACGTAAAGGTCACCGACGGCACTGTGTCCGCCACACAGAGCTACGACCTTGTGGTCAGCTAG
- a CDS encoding peptidylprolyl isomerase, producing the protein MQVMKTIICLLTACALSLAGNQPAWAEPIAEEKGLQIAARVNDRPIYYHQIKANVERTLAKYKRLGAAKVSDDVRKQVQKDEINRQVDMELLVQAGEKLKQTDLEKKMEALLSLKSPQGSTSAKKDESKEKEMREQLRRNLLAESYLIQRGIQDVRVPEEDLKRFYKDNSAKFTVPEAVKASHIMITVNKKATPEEIAQANAKIVKVREEVLQGKKSFEELAKEHSSGDSASKGGDLGYINPQFMPPEFDKVAFQLKVGEVSDVVKTKFGFHVIKVFDKKPSRVQEFAEVKGLLEKFLLNQYQERKRTEIAMELRRDARIEVSLK; encoded by the coding sequence ATGCAGGTAATGAAAACGATCATCTGTCTACTTACAGCGTGCGCGCTGTCCTTGGCCGGAAACCAGCCGGCATGGGCGGAGCCGATAGCGGAGGAAAAGGGTCTCCAGATCGCGGCCCGGGTGAATGATCGCCCCATCTACTACCACCAGATCAAGGCCAACGTGGAGCGGACCCTCGCCAAATACAAGCGATTGGGAGCCGCGAAAGTCTCAGACGATGTGCGGAAGCAGGTACAGAAGGACGAGATCAACAGGCAAGTCGATATGGAACTGCTGGTTCAGGCAGGCGAGAAGCTGAAGCAGACCGACCTCGAGAAGAAAATGGAAGCGCTATTGAGCCTGAAGAGCCCGCAAGGCTCGACCAGCGCCAAGAAGGACGAGTCCAAGGAGAAGGAAATGCGGGAGCAGTTGCGGCGCAACCTGCTCGCGGAGTCGTACCTGATTCAGCGCGGCATCCAGGATGTCCGTGTTCCCGAGGAGGACCTCAAGCGGTTCTACAAGGACAACTCAGCTAAATTCACGGTGCCCGAAGCGGTGAAGGCGAGCCATATCATGATCACCGTCAACAAGAAGGCGACCCCGGAAGAGATCGCCCAAGCCAACGCCAAAATTGTGAAGGTCAGGGAGGAGGTGCTGCAGGGCAAGAAAAGCTTCGAAGAGCTGGCCAAGGAGCACTCCAGCGGTGACAGCGCCAGCAAGGGTGGCGATCTCGGTTACATCAATCCGCAGTTCATGCCCCCCGAATTCGACAAGGTCGCCTTCCAGCTGAAGGTAGGCGAGGTAAGCGACGTGGTGAAGACCAAGTTCGGTTTCCACGTCATAAAAGTTTTCGACAAGAAGCCTAGTCGGGTTCAGGAATTTGCCGAGGTTAAGGGTTTGTTGGAGAAGTTTCTTCTTAACCAGTACCAGGAGAGAAAGCGTACTGAAATTGCTATGGAACTAAGGAGAGATGCTCGCATCGAGGTTTCTCTTAAATAG